The Streptomyces armeniacus genomic interval TGTCGCGGCGCGGCAGCCTGGCCGCGCTGAGCGGGCGGTTCGAGGAGGCGCGCGACCTCATGGACGAGGCGCGCGCCCTCGGCGAACAGGTCGGCGAGGTCGACCGGCACCGCGTGTGGCGCGATCAGGTGTGGGCGCTGGAGCTGCTGCGCGGCAGGACGGACGCGGCGGAGGCGGTCGCGCGTACGACGACGCCGGGCGATCCGTTCGTGGCGGTGCTGGAGGGGTTCAGCGCGGCGCACAGGGGCGACGCGGAGGCCGCCGCGCGGCTGTTCCCCGACGTCGAGGCCGCCATGCGGCAACTGCCGTGCCGCTTCGCGCCGATGCTCCTCGTCTGCCGCGCGCAGCTCGCCGCCGCCACCGGGGACGGCGCGCTGTGCGAGCAGGCGCGCGAGGCCATCGCGCCCGTCGCCGACCGGTGGGCGGTGTTCTCCGGCGGTGGGGTGGTCTGGGGGCCGATGGCGCACTGGGCGGCGCGCGTCGACGCGGCCCAGGGACGCTGGGACGCGGCGGTCGCGGGGTTCACGGCGGCGGCGGAGGCCGCCGACCTGCTGGGCGCGCGGCCCTGGTCCGTACTGGCGCGGGCGCACCTCGCGGGCGCCCTGCGGGCACGCGGCGAAAGCGGCGCACGCGACGGAGGCAGCGCGGCGGAGGCGGCTAAGGCAGCTGAGGCGGCGTACGCCGGAGCGGCGGACGAAGCCGCGGAACTCGGCATGAGCGCGGCCCTCGACGGCCTCGCGCCACCCGCATCACCCTCGGCGCCCGCGTCACCCGCGCCACTCGCCTCAGCCGCGTCACCCGCCCCGCTCGCCTCAGCCGAGGAGATCCGTACGGGAGACGCACGGACCGGATCCGACGCCTCCGCCCCGAACGTCTTCCGGCCCGACGGGCAGGTGTGGACCCTCCGTTACGCGGACCGTACGGTGCACGTCCGCGACGCCAAGGGCCTGCACGATCTGCGCGTCCTGCTGGCACGCCCCGGCACCGAGATCCCGGCCACCGAGCTGCTCGACCCGTCCGCGGGCCCCGGGCTCACCCGCTCCCGCCGCGCGCTGGGCGCCGATCCCGTACTCGACGAGGAGGCGCGCACCGCGTACCGCGAGCACGTGCGCAGGCTCGACGACGGCATCCGCGACGCCATGGCACGGGACGACGAACGCCGTGCCGCCGCGCTCGACGAGGAGCGCGCCGCCCTGCTCGACGAGCTGCGCCGGGCCACCGGGCTGGGCGGCCGGCCGCGCCGGCTGGGAGACGAAGCGGAACGGGCGCGGCAGACGGTGACCGCCCGTGTCCGCGATGTCCTGCGCAAGCTCCGTACGCAGCACCCGGAGCTCGCGGAACATCTGTCCGCGGCCGTCTCGACCGGCGCGTACTGCGGTTACGCCCCCGAGCGGCCGGTCCGCTGGTCGCTCTGACGCGCCGCGCTCTGTGCCGTACGCCGTGCCGTAGCCGTGCCGTACGCCGTGCCGCGCTCCGTACGGGAGCGGGCGGTTGTGCATGACACCCGGCGTTCCGTGGTACCAGGGGAGGCAACCCTCGCACGTTCGGAAACGGAGCCTGCGGGGCAGTGCTCAGTGCCCGACCCGGGCGGTCTCTGAGCGCGGCCGTCCGGGGCCCGTCCGTACGGGTGCGTCCCGTACGGACGGCCCGGCGGCACGTGCCGCGCGTCACGACCGTGCGCGCTACACCGCGAGACGCAACAGCAGCGATCCGCAACAGCCACGAGGCGCAACACCCGCGACGCGCAACGTTGCCCCGGGCGCCCGTCAGGCCTCACGCAGGGGCAGTGACGCGCATCTCGAACCACGTCGTCTTGCCGCGCGGCAGCAGATCGACGCCCCAGCGGTCGGACAGCAGGTCCACGAGGAAGAGGCCGCGCCCACTGGTGTCGAGTTCGTGGACCGGCAGCAGGCAGGGCAGGCCACGGGACGGGTCGCGGACCTCGATACGGATCCAGGCGTGCCGCCGCTGCATACGGAGGCCGAAGACGTGTGCGCCCGTGTGCCGTACGGCGTTCCCCACCAGCTCGGAGACCAGCAGCACGGCCTGGTCGGTGTGTTGGGCGGGAAGCGCCCAGCGCAGCTGGAGGACGGCGTGCGCGAGGCGGCGCGCGGTGCTCGCGGACTCGGGCCTGTTGGGCAGCCGTACCTCGCCCTCGGTGGGATCGCCGATGAGTTCGAGGACGCTCCGCGCGAGTTCTCCGGCCGCCGTTCCGCCGTCCGCGTCCGGTGCCTCGGTCGGACTCGACGCGTCTCCCTCTCCCGCCATGGGCACCATCATGGCTCCAGTTCGGGGACTTCGGGGCCGATCCGCTGGATTGCGCGCAGGGTACCCGCGAGTACGTTTCCTGCGGTTCGCCCGGCTACGGGTGCGGTACGCGCGCGGGGCCCCCGCCCCCGTACATGCTCTCGCGCAGCCGCTCCTCCGGTGTCGCCCGCACCCGGGCCATCGTCACCCGCAGCAGCGGCGGCGTCATCAGGGAGGTCACGATGGCCACCAGCACGATCACCGTGTACATCTCCGGCGTCAGGATGCCCAGCCGCACCCCGACCATCGCGATGACGACCTCGATCACGCCCCGCGCGTTCATGCCCGCCCCCATGGCGAGCGCCTCCCAGTGGCCGAGCCGGGTGAGCCGCGCGCCCACGTAGGCCCCGGCGAACTTCCCCACCACTGCGGCCAGCAGCACGCACGCCCCGGCCAGCGCGACCACCGGGTCGGCGAGCGCGGTCAGGTCCATGCGCAGCCCGGCGGTGGCGAAGAACAGCCGGGCGAGGACGGACATCACCACCGTACGGAGCGGTGCGAGCCGTTCGGGGTCGAGCGCGCCGGAGCCGCTGATGGCGATGCCGCAGACGAACGCCCCGAAGACCGCCTCCAGTTCCATCGCCTGTGTGCCCGCCGCGCCGAGCAGCACCACGACGGCCACCACCGCCACCGTCGGACCGCTCTCCGGTGAACGGGCGGCGCGCCGCAGCGCCCTGCCCACCAGCGGACGCAGCAGCACGGCGGCGACGAGGACCGCGAGCAGGCAGCCGCCCGTGAACGCGAGGTCGCCGCCGCGTACGCCGGAGGTCGCCATCGCGGACACCACCGACAGCAGCACCCAGCCCACGATGTCGTCGACCATCACCGCGCACAGCATCAACTGCCCCGTGTCGCGGTGCAGCAGCCGCAGCTCCATGAGGATCTTGGCGAGCACCGGGATCGCGCTGACGCCCAGCGCCACCCCGAGGAAGAGGGCGAACGTGCCGCGGTCGGCCGAGCCGGGCACGAGCGAGCCGGGCAGCAGGAAGCCGACGTCTCTATAGCCGCTCGTGGCCCACACGTTCCGGGCACACCGTCCGCAGCGGGACCCCACCGGCCCGCGCCGGCCCGCACCGGCCCGCGCCGGCCCGCACCCGGCCGCCCCGACCGGAACCTCTCGTACCGGCTTGTGTCCGGCGGGCGGTGCGGAGACACGCCGGGTGGCACACTGCTCGTGAACTGACGCCCGGTCAGTGCGGACGGCGGCGCCCGCGCGGGATGAGAACCTGGTGCGGAAGTCACCGTCCCCGCAGGACAGTTCCGGTTTTACCGGAGTCCCGGGGGCGGTCACGGGGGTACGGCACGCCGCGCGTTGGGTAGAGCGCAGCGGCGGGGTTGCGGAGACGGCGGGCGCGGCCGGCTCCGGACGGTCGGAAGCGGTTGACCGGACGGCACGGGTCACCACGGCACAGGCGCGCACAGGAAAGGCGAACGGACATGGCGGACGGCGGCAGAGAGAGCGGCACGGAGACCCCGGCAGGCGACGGGATCGACAACACCCGCCCGCACTCGGCCCGGATATGGAACTACCTCGCCGACGGCAAGGACTACTACCAGGTGGACGCCGAGGCCGCCGAACGCGTCCTCGCCGTCTTCCCCG includes:
- a CDS encoding ATP-binding protein, producing the protein MMVPMAGEGDASSPTEAPDADGGTAAGELARSVLELIGDPTEGEVRLPNRPESASTARRLAHAVLQLRWALPAQHTDQAVLLVSELVGNAVRHTGAHVFGLRMQRRHAWIRIEVRDPSRGLPCLLPVHELDTSGRGLFLVDLLSDRWGVDLLPRGKTTWFEMRVTAPA
- a CDS encoding cation:proton antiporter, whose protein sequence is MWATSGYRDVGFLLPGSLVPGSADRGTFALFLGVALGVSAIPVLAKILMELRLLHRDTGQLMLCAVMVDDIVGWVLLSVVSAMATSGVRGGDLAFTGGCLLAVLVAAVLLRPLVGRALRRAARSPESGPTVAVVAVVVLLGAAGTQAMELEAVFGAFVCGIAISGSGALDPERLAPLRTVVMSVLARLFFATAGLRMDLTALADPVVALAGACVLLAAVVGKFAGAYVGARLTRLGHWEALAMGAGMNARGVIEVVIAMVGVRLGILTPEMYTVIVLVAIVTSLMTPPLLRVTMARVRATPEERLRESMYGGGGPARVPHP